Within Brassica napus cultivar Da-Ae chromosome C8 unlocalized genomic scaffold, Da-Ae chrC08_Random_6, whole genome shotgun sequence, the genomic segment CTGTAGCTCACGCTACAAGCTCCAATGCATCAGCGTTTCCTGAGTTTACACAGGAGCAATGGAAGGTTCTTCCTCAGATGATTCACGAGAAATCTAGTGCTGACAAGTTGTCTGGTAAGGCCAAGTTTTGTGATGTTATTCTTGACACCGGGGCCTCCCATCACATGACTGGGGATCTCTCGTGTCTGAAGGATGTAGTGTCTATTCCTCCGTGCTATGTTGGATTTGCGGATGGCAATAAAACTTTCGCAATGAGCATGGGAACCTTTCCATTATCCAAGAAAATTTCTTTGAACAGAGTCCTCTATGTTCCCGCTCTAAATTGCACGCTTATTTCTGTTTCGAAAATCTTGAAACAAACTGGTTGTCTTGCTACCTTTTCTGATACTGTTTGTGTGTTGCATGACCGTTTCTCGAGGACTCTGATTGGAACGGTGAGGAGCGTGATGGGGTTTACTTTCTGACGGATGTGGCTACTGCGAAGGTTCACACTGTTGACGTCTCTACTGATCAGACTGTGTGGCATCAGCGGTTAGGGCATCCAAGTTTTTCTGTGCTTTCTACTTTACCTATGTTATCATCGTCTGTTAGCTCTAGTCCTTGTGACGTTTGTTTTCGAGCTAAACAGACTAGAAAAGTGTTTCCAGACAGCTTTAATAAATCAGAAGAGTGTTTTTCATTAATTCATGTTGATGTTTGGGGCCCTTACCGTGTACCCTCTACTTGCGGAGCAGTTTATTTTTTGACAATTGTTGATGACTTCTCTCGTGCTGTTTGGACTCACCTCATGCTTGCAAAGTCTGAAGTTCGTGTGATCCTTCCAAACTTTCTTACATACGCTGAAAAACAGTTTGGGAAAACTGTAAAAACAATCAGAAGTGACAATGGGACAGAGTTCATGTGTCTCTCATCTCTGTTTCGAGAAAAAGGAATCATTCATCAAACATCCTGTGTTGGCACACCGCAGCAAAATGGAAGGGTTGAGCGTAAGCATAGGCACATACTTAACGTGTCTAGGGCGTTACTTTTTCAAGCAAGCTTGCCAATAAAATTTTGGGGAGAGGCGATTTTAGCGGCGGCATATTTGATCAACCGGACGCCTACTGCCTTACATAAAGGACACTCACCATATGAGGTTCTTCATGGGCGTAAACCTGATTACGATATGCTTCGTGTCTTTGGTTCTGCATGTTATGCGCATCGTGTTGCAAGAAACAAAGACAAGTTCAGTGAGCGAAGCAGGCTCTGTGTCTTTCTTGGTTACCCCTTTGGCAAGAAAGGATACAAAGTGTATGATATAGAACGTGATGAGTTCATCGTGTCTCGTGATGTTATCTTTCGAGAGGATGTGTTTCCTTTTTCACAACAAAGTTCATCACCACCTCCTTCAGTGACTCCTGTTGTTACGTATGATGAAGATTGGCAGTTTGAAATGCCTTCAGAAGTGAGGGGGAGCGATCTGAATATCGCTACTGAAGCTGGCGAAACAAGAGTTGTTCCAGTACCTACTGAAGTTGTTTCGATTGGTGACACTGGAGCTGTCGATACTGGAGTTATTGACACTAGTACTGATAATACTCCAGCTCAGGATGTTGTGGTGGCAGAGATAGAACGTGTTGAACCAGAGGGGATCTCAGAACAAGTTGGTAGTGTTCCTGCTTCAGAAGCTAAAATTGTTCAGGCACAGTCAGTTGAACAACTTGGTAGAGGACACCGTAAATCGGTACCGTCGGTTCGTTTAAGGGATTTTGTTACATACAATACGACGGCGTCACAGTCACAAACCCATCACGCTCCCTCCGTCTCTCTTTCACAGTCCTCTACGGTCCAAGGTAATACAATTTATCCCTTGACAAATTATATCTGTGATTCTAAATTCTCACCACAACACCAAGTTTTTCTAGCTGCAATTACAGCTGGAGTTGAGCCAAAGCATTTTAAAGAAGCTGTTGGTCAAAAAGTCTGGGATGACTCGATGACAGTGGAAATTGTAGCTCTTGAAGATCAGCACACTTGGGACATTGTTGATCTTCCCCCAGGAAAAATAGCTATTGGAAGTCAGTGGGTTTACAAAATCAAATATGACGCTGATGGAACAGTACGGCGTCACAAATCTTGTGTTGTGGCTATGGGAAATAAGCAGATTGAAGGAGAAGACTATAAAGAAACTTTTGCTCCTGTCATTAAAATGACTACAGTTCGTTTGCTGCTTCGTCTTGTGGCTGCCAACAACTGGGAAATGTATCAGATGGATGTTAACAACGCTTTTCTTCATGGTGATCTCGAAGAAGAAGTGTACATGAAGATTCCACCTGGTTACCGTCATACTCATCCCAACAAGGTGTGTCGTCTCCGCAAATCCTTGTATGGACTCAAGCAAGCTCCTCGATGTTGGTTCAAGAAGCTTTCTGATTCTCTgttacggtttgggttttttTCAGTCTTATGACGATTACTCTCTTTTCTCTTATACACGAAAGGGGATTGAGCTACGTGTTCTTGTTTATGTGGATGATTTACTTATTTGTGGTAACCACAGTCATATGCTCCAGAAGTTCAAAGAGTATCTTGGGAAGTGTTTTTCCATGAAAGACTTGgggaagttaaaatattttcttggcTTTGAAGTAAGCAGAGGTCCGGAAGGTATTTTTGTGTCTCAACGCAAGTATGCGCTAGACATTGTTACTGATACAGGCAATCTTGGTTGTCAGCCTGCAGCTACTCCACTCGAGCAAAACCACAAGCTTGCCATTAGTACGAGCCCCGTCTTAACAGATCCAAAGAAATATCGCAGGCTCATGGGACATTTGATTTATCTGGTTCACACTCGACCAGAGTTGAGCTACTCAGTTCACGTGTTGTCGCAGTTTATGAAAAAGCCTCGCCAGGATCATTGGCAAGCTGCTCTTCGTGTTGTTCGGTTTCTTAAAGGTTCACTTGGACAGGGAATTATGCTTAGTTCATCGGCTGACTTGTCTCTGACAGTGTTTTGTGACTCTGACTGGTCGTCATGTCCTCTCACCAGGCGGTCTCTTAGTGCGTTTGTGGTTATGCTTGGTGATTCTCCGATCTCGTGGAAGACTAAGAAGCAGAAAACGGTGTCTCATTCTTCCGCTGAGGCCGAATACAGGTCTATGGCAGCTGCGTTGCGTGAAGTCAAGTGGCTTCGGAAGTTGTTAAAGGGGTTGGATGTCGAACAAAAGTCTACTCGCTTCTTCTGTGACAGTAAAGCTGCCATACACATAGCTTCTAATGCTGTCTTTCATGAGCGTACCAAACACATTGAAAATGATTGTCATGCTGTTCGGGATGCGGTTCAAGCTGGTCTGATTAAGCTTCACCACATTCGGACTCAAGATCAAGTTGCTGATATACTCACAAAGGCGTTGGGGCGTGCACAATTTCGTAACTTGTTGTCCAAGTTGGGTATTCATGATCCTCATGCTCCAACGTGAGGGGGAGTATTACGATAATCATCGTATATTATACTTTGTGATAAATATGATTAGTTAGAGATAATGTTTATCGGTTTGATAAGCCGACTTATGTGATGTATATATACTTTGCCTTGAGCACATTAATAAAACAAGTCTTATAGTTAAGTTCGATATCTTCTTCTACAAAAATcatgaaaatcatgaaaatcatTCTCGTAAAACTATACCAGATTGAGTCAATTAATGAgactaatattaattaagattgGAGGTTTCCATGTCTTCTGAGACAGTAATCTCATCCAACTTTAACGGATTGGAGttacaatttataaaacaagATATTACTGAAGGTGTAAATTAAGATAGTGATACACGAAATTCATCTGAAGAGTAATGCAATCAAAGTTTGATCACTCTTATTGCCAAGATACAAGAGAAAAATTAGTCTTTTAGTGTTTATATGTGTTTTTCAAAGATCTTTGATGATCTTTGAAcaatgaatcttttttttttttctaacacttaatttctgattttattatgtattattAGTCAATGTCCATAAATCCTTATATAGAGAGCTCTAGCTAGTAAGTTCttatatcaagaaaaaaaaaactcaaatcccTTTTCTCTTTGCTGCTCAATAGTTGCTATCAATGCAATGGCGATGCAAACTTTCATAAGAGGAGTCTCGTTCCCATAAGGGCAAGCATAGTATCATCAGGTAGGTAACTCACATAACCCATGtgagtttttgtaaaaaaaaatacatgtactTTTTAAAGAGAATTTGATGAATTTAACTTATTATTGATCCTTGTAGAATACATGTATTATCGATTTGATCCCTCTAAAAAAATTTCTCCCTCCGCCATGGTTTCCGTATGTATGTTCAAAGAGTCAAGACCACCGGGTGCTCTGGTCGGGTTTGGTTCATTGGAATGTGCTTCAATCCATCTTAAAGAGAAGCCTAATTATTGGATCTTGGAAAACACACGGGGATCATATACTACTGAGATCCTGACTATCTCTTGTACCTAGTCATACTAGATGTTAGCATGTAAACAGTTATCAActctttttttaacactgaattGTTCATTGTATAAACCCATAAGGGATGGTCTGAGAGTACATCAAACATAAAAGAGAAGGCAAATAGAGAGGATACCAGTAGGTACCAAAGATAGAATGTTAAAggccaaagaaaaagaaaacttcaGCCCGGAAAGAACAGGTGATCAGGGTAGAACCCCTACAGCTTGAGTAGCTTGATCACATAGCTCGAGACTCATGGAGAGTTGCATGGGAGAGCCAACCTGGACCACCGATGGCTATATAGGACTGAGTACGGTTTTCAGCAATGACACTACTCGCTATGGCTTGAGCTACTCTGTTTTTTGGCTCATTAGCGTGTAATATAGTCCAAGAACCCAACTGggggagaagtagtgagatacgaTCAAGTAACGATCGGTTCTCCGGAAAACGATGAGGTTCTAGGAGAGCTTCTCGCAGATCAGTAGAAGAGGTCTCCAAAATGACATTCGTTTTTCAAACAGTTATCAACTTatgaaaattgaaataaaagaaataatggaatgttttattttaagttatgTTTGAAGCTCGTGAGCCATAGAAAAGACAAACACATTACATCCATATTGGCTATGTATTTGTCAATACAATGTCTTATTTTTATTCCATGGAAAACAAATATCGAACTGCTTAGTTCCACCGTTAAACCTACAAGGTCCGGTTGGTCTTATCTTCCACACGCAATTTTGGCACCAGTCATCGCCAGCAGTATCTCGGTGGTCTCTAAATATGTCGAAATAATAGCTTCCATTGGGAAACGCAAAAGAACAGAAAAACAATGTCCTTCCGAAGAACTGACGCTTGAAACTAAAAGACCATGACCCGCCAGGTTGCAAACTACGGTCACCAAAATCATCGTTCTTCGATTTACAATGAAAAGGCAATGATACTGTACCACCAATATCGTTGATGATTTCTACAGTAATTTTTCCGAAAGGATTAAACACATCGTTTGTTGATAGTAATGATGGACCGTTAGCAACAGGAATGTTGTTTCTTGTGTCGGCATGAGATAGATCTGTAGCTATGAAGACAATCAATATGAATAGTGATGGGTAACGTTTTGGAATATCCATTTTTGTGGTATATGAGACAGTGATATTGTTTATAGTTGTTGAatgagagatatatatatatatatttttgttgttgtttataGTAGTGTAtccagttgttcaaaaaaaaaagtagtgtaTCCATATTTTGTTGTTTATAGTAGTGTAATGCAGTGTcaacgtttctttttttttttactatatatacaGTATATTGTATATATTACTTCCTTCCCTAAATATTTTATCCCTAATAATTCATGTATATGGTCAAACTTTCAAGTCAAGAACGTTAACTATAGTGACATTTTAGGTTGACTCATTTGggtcattttcatatttttatttgatactTAATTTACAGAAACTTATATGCTGAGAATTATGAAAATCAATCCCGTAAAAATATGCCATATTGAATTCAGTGAATCTAATTAGAAATAAAGATTGATTGTTTCCATATGTCTCACCCAACTTTAACTGATTGGGGTCACAACTTCTAAAATAAACAAAGACGAGACTCcgatgaattttcagttttaattatttattttattaaatgatgtatttgtaatatttgttcatattatatttattaagtaaatatttttttttgcatcataAACTATCTATTtctttacgaatgtgtgatatcatataaaaaatataaaaaatgagtatatagaattaattagataattgtaaaaacagaaaaaaaaaatttcatgtgcgatatcatataaataataatccgcccaattaacaaaaatcatgatttttatatgtgcaatttttttttattttgaccatttccttaaaactatattaaattttacatattttaattagaatatttttaatatctttacctttttatttgaaatgcaactcaatatttttttaaaaattataacaaaatatttaaaaaatatttttagaatttgtttgaaaaatacgaaaattacattttaaattaaaattattctaaaatatgataagttttgatgtaaacgaatactcaaattatgtcaaaaataattatattcaatgataataacaatttaaattgattatttttaagaaaatagatttacaaaaatattgtttgaaagaaaattcatttatctttcaaatataaaatgaaaatattatattaattaataaaaaatataaataaaaaccataaatttagcaaatgacaactgagttatattatgctaaaattttctttctaacaatttagcaaatgacaaatgagttatgagaaaataataccatataatttttaaaagcatagccattcttaaatattttttgaataaataattatttttaaatttaatcaactgaaaataatatccgtacaattgtatgagtcaaattctacttttattgatgcatgttatatattagtgctgcatgttttaggtaatattttaatgatgcacgttttttaaaatctctattattaaaattatgcacgtaaggataactaatgagttttcttggttgattaaatgatattatgtccaaatttatttaaggatatttcattaaggtaactgaaaaagacaaacaataaaataggaagtttaaattcatttaagcatattttattaatttaactgaaaagataagtaataaattatgtagttttattcgttttaggatatttcataaatgcaactgaaaaagataagcaaaaaaataggaagtttaattaatgaaataacaacatttttaaatgggtacttctcttttaataatatagatattatcgAAGTTGTCAATTAAGATAGTtgtacaaataattattttaagatcCACATAATGTCTATTACTTATGTTATAAAAAAGGCTATAGCTTGGAAGATGGCTTTTTGGCAGGGCGTCTTTTCACATGTGCCAAATTAAAACAtgtgtttttgaaaaattaactcAAAACATGAAGTAAACCACAaaactaatctatatttttttgaaattttattttgccctagtcaccccacaagttcacattatttacgaaaatgctattagttttttttttcttttcgaaatgatatttttactctctcaacctTATCATCTTCGTgtatttacaagattgtcattgccatcaatacatcaaccaccatgaacaaccaatttgaaactcttaatgcacctcaaatcgatttacacttcGTCTTTCTCAATTTTTatcaactaaaaacaacatttctttcactttctctccatattcatccaaaaaaatcccaagattttgattctaaaatttttatggttcatagagccattgaagcttgTGATTCTTGGTGTgtcttttgtttgagattctaGGTGCTTTGAAAAGACTTATatgtgctaaacaagttatttcactggttgaaactatgaaattgagattttttccagatatgttcgtccagacgacttacaggtaagtcttctggctgtagacgacttacctggaagtcgtctggtcaatgcagaagttaattttgcaattgacttttaatttcttttttctagacgacttacaggttAGTCGTCCAcctttgtttgataaaaaaaaaatcgagacgacttacatgtaagtcgtctcggaaaaacaagttagttttgcatttgaccggaatgtgttagaaatttgacttttcctggacgacttacaagttagtcgtccagtagaaagttgaaaaaattaatatttttttcttctagacgattacatgtaagtcgtctcaggttaatttgcaattgaaatattaaacaaaaaatattttttttctagacgacttacacggaagtcgtccgtcagacgacttacatgtaagtcatccatgattttattcagagattctggtcaaaccttgcttatcttggacgacttacaagttagtCGTCTAGGAAAAAACCTCGAGACGACTAACGTGTAAGTCgccaagaaaaaacaaattttgtttaataattcaattgcaaaactaacctgagacgacttacaagttagtcgtctagaaaaaacaaaaatattaattttttttattttctactggacgactaacttgtaagtcgtccaggaaaagtcaaatttctgacacatttcggtcaaatgcaaaactaacccgttttccctaaactacttacatgtaagtcatctcgATTTTTGTCTTATCAAACAAAGGTGGACGACTaacctgtaagtcgtctaggttaaaaatcaattgcaaaactaacctaaatggacgacttcctagaagtcgtccagacgacctccgtggaagtcgtctgcgtcaataattaataaactttcatttctCTAAACatataaagactttttaatatttttttgttaattcatttatattagtcaatattagggctactgaataaaatttataacttaattggtgatatttatgaggttaccaacattcacgttaattaaagtttctaactgatccgagaagactttcggggaagtcttctacgctagtttttaagtcttctacgctaggttttgaataacttgtatatttaagagtgataagtaacttcaagatatgtaaaactcatattttcaaaatatgttttctcccttagttttactaaatttgactaagtttttcaacacaaatttgtaaaaaatgtgatatgctttgactagttactattgtttgtttctatctcttaagtattattgttatagacaccaacgatgattattgttatgagttggaagatgggttaaaatgcttcttaaaatgttgtatcaatatgaggctaccaacattcttgtttattaagatgagaagaaggtcattggagtttattattgcatatgagaaatccaagataagaaaaaggctattgaagtatattatttcattgatttgtaaatgtgtaaacacattgttaacacatatattacatcttgggaaacattattactgattttacaaaaaattcacaactaaaagagtagacatgcaaatcacaaaacgaaccacaaacaaaactatcatagatcattcctctaaaaagacaagcttggactccacttgatatggaagaagacctCGTCAGAAGGCTTCCAGgacgtccagacgacttccagacttcgtctggaagacttcctggaagtcgtctagcgcattatattttagacgactaaaaAGTAATTCGTCCCATAAgttttccagatctgaaaaacctgcatatcaattccggatctgaaaaaaaaaatctgcatatcaaaaaacgttgaaatggcttaaaaacagagaaaatgagtggaagattagataaatctacctttatagaaccacaaaaaatacatatctaaaattaacagatctacctttaaatgagtggaagatgagaaccatctgattaaaaacctgcaaaaaaagatagattggtgagaaatacatgagacaaaactgaaaaattcatataaagtttggtattttcaagtcaaagagattagagtgggtttggagagttttagtttgggaaaaagtattaactttatacaacagaaagttaccaaatgaaaaaaaaatcagacataaaaacttaccaaaacgctcagatctgttatgaaaggagagggagagacatgggagaagacttcgtcagacgacttccaggaagtccagacgacttgaaagtcgtctggaagacttcctgaaagtcgtctagcgcattatattttagacgactaacaggtaagtcatcCCAGacgtcttccagatctgaaaaacctgcatatccaaatccagatatgaaaaacctgcatatccaaaacgTTCAATGACTTTTCAGagaaatgagtggaagattagataaatctctTTTATAGCAAAATTATCTAACTTTAATGAGAAGATGAGATGTGATGAAACTTGTAAGATATTAGTGAAGACATGAGAAATTGATATAGCTTAGTGTTATAAGTTGAGATTAGAGATAGATGAGAGTtttgaatgatgatgatgaaacttAGAATAGAACAGTGGATAGATGTTAGAAATTGATGACAAAACTTTGTTAAAGTGATATAGTAATGAGACTTAGACAAAGTTAATGAATAAAAAtgatgtttaattttttgtttaagttcAAGAGAAGTTAGAGAGAgattgaagagttttagaatgaaatgaacattacatttttgtgcAGCAGCCAATTTAAGAGGAgagaaagtaaaaatatttttgcataGATATCTAGCGATTGACAATAAGCACACTCatattggtttaaatatttttgatatcaGACGACCTAGCTGACTACTTGTAATCACCAGATTTAATATTTAGGACGGAAGACTAAAagatttttagcgggaaactaaaacaGAACTTCCTAGATGTTACAGTAAGTCAGTctgtttaatttcaaaaatcatTATAAGTAGgggaaaaattttaaaaaattaggcggaatatttggacgactaaCATTAAGTCGTACTAGAAGGAATtattcaccagacgacttacacttagtcgtctagaccctaaacataaaccaCTACaacttaataactaaatacttAATAAACAAACTTCATCaaaattgaaccaaaaaaacaGTTAAAACATTTTACTACAAAAAAATCACACTTATAGGtaaaatttaactaa encodes:
- the LOC125595013 gene encoding S-protein homolog 2-like, which encodes MDIPKRYPSLFILIVFIATDLSHADTRNNIPVANGPSLLSTNDVFNPFGKITVEIINDIGGTVSLPFHCKSKNDDFGDRSLQPGGSWSFSFKRQFFGRTLFFCSFAFPNGSYYFDIFRDHRDTAGDDWCQNCVWKIRPTGPCRFNGGTKQFDICFPWNKNKTLY